One window of the Gammaproteobacteria bacterium genome contains the following:
- a CDS encoding acyltransferase domain-containing protein: MNSGSDRSREPVAIVGYAYRMPGGIRSDDDFWRLLSQREIVREPVTDRYGRGYQPIGGLSGPGRFGSAYEGLIRDEGEQRMDRSLFGVSRNEMAYMDPQIRMLLGCAWESCEHAGWDLKGLRNSSTGVFIGAQVASTANWRALYGTNEFSILSIDASMLANRISYHLNLMGPSVACSTACSASLTALHTAMNAIRQGDCDRALVGAATYLGSARCSASFNALGVISPDGRCHSFDADANGYMRAEGAFIFAVKPLEAAERDGDHIFAVVAATAVNTAGTADDAVGLAQGRYITAPTRHSQVELMRTACERAGLGPEDFDYIEAHATGTVVGDRIEGNAIAEAFGGVEREVPLRVASVKSNVGHLEAAAFSCALLKVVLMMERRTFAPISRNFLAPNLEIDFDSCPMQVQTACEPFPDRPVVVGINSFGFGGANGHCVVREYRRAQRAVWSVPLAPGAGYMIPLSARTANALVHSARSMLGLLDESKTDLYTLAGNLGRRRSHLAARTAFAVRDRDQLAEALEVFAEDPSPATTVEEGDRRVAMVFSGQGTQWAGCGRALYDADPVFRRVVDAIEEEWRKHSASSLRDACFFASQEELNEVRLAQPAIFMLQCALVELLSTWGVHPDCVVGHSSGEVAAAYASGALSLAEATHLVYHRATLQQRVAGSGRMLAIGLDRRGVEDLLDELGVSFRSGNHRPGRVEIACENSPANTVICGKGPALEPVMAELDRRGLQNRLIPGNIAFHSPAMDPLHDDVMTSLSFLDECAFDSDVPLVSSVTGRATQCLDAAYWWSNIREPVRFAAAMETVRRDYRPDVVLEIAPHGALQPLIRQCLEGSASAPDSIPTLMKDEDVCMGFQEALGALYKAGVPLDFASQYPRPRPVPHLLPGHPQEQTTTHDDLVDDEMFVHRGEYSHGPLVGHRVACDHMLFEARLSERDFPWLTDHRVHRAPIIPAAGYIELILQAFAGSPVHIEEMEFLQHTPVGRTPVRLQTALFPVPDAPDQFTFTISTRSFENDDEGTLHCRGRVRRVDEDHAVDTLPTLQEVLASDFDPSPLATGEDFYDQIEAVVGDAFEFGPHFRSIRQIEMDSGSTDLLLEIEVDGELWASGREEGYVLYPPLTDGGLQIFLRYLMRLPDFFSMPQRACDITFLRPPTGPRISCFLVDTGDWFDVDERGQYNKPLGELYIGRLSFYDHATGQLIAHIGEYHSFNSNPRWSDVPDSKHLIRWQPKFLPARPPIGDALRGEEVDPSDLIAALEEGTLGHRYACHVIEIAGRCEPAEAILNRCLERLSCPDAQTEYWLLGADEEYTRALYDAFNHHDAAIRFDSLDPCSAEARELEMDSGLLRPAAAELVLLHAEACGFGTAQWTLVHRLMVAGGLALVCHGEGDPVEAGAGWSTIHAGSRTTLLQAPHDLVDLAKGTGAAGGSETADGREAGRVAAPPGSRWVIGEPGSLAANWLDLLDLPAVYRVPWSTIEATDSSWLDESPGAADLEAIDFFVGPDPIDPTGERAIWEFVAFLQALAPYRLESATRDCRLTVVTRGAVCGVDDPRGSALWGAVRSIALELLAEDTRIDFRLVDIGSEDDLEVLARLTRCDLRERELAIREGRPWVPRIVSVRQRAPLVPDGDEPPYRLRLDNPGQVSGLQMTTYALPPLGPSDVEVEVGAAALNFRDVMVTLGLLPAMAYERSALGREVGIEASGVVRRAGSGVKRLKVGDEVAVTVGGCVANRVVVNEHLAFLKPPALGMEEAASALSVYVTAYYSLIHLARLRKGQRVLIHSAMGGVGQAAIALARHVGAEIYATAGNESKRGRLIEMGVCGAFDSHSHQWYDDLMEATGGEGVDVVLNSLAGHNIALCLESLRPSGWHCEIGKVDIYTDNSLSMRVFRKNLRFAAIDVDRLMLDDPVLSHVLSQACVDLMGEGAVAPPALTSFPYRDYAKALRLMTTGQHEGKLVLQAPTDPADRGFGITDTRPFLDPDATYLVTGGLGGFGLRFVPYLIAAGARHLTLMDRDPARRRDVEWIRQITTLSKMAHDYEIDIVPGDVRNAADVHRCITGLERPLKGVFHLAGTLEDRSFLDTSPDSLARVFAPKAMGALNLHHATIDRDLDYFVLFSSIASTFGNLGQINYSGASSFLDGLAAWRRRRGLPALSYNLGPVTEVGMAARSLHVMRMMRAAGMTTVSANFAIANLDYALRTMSGQHHLVTALFSNPPWSVDSPDYMRNGRLVNNQAAFEVDAGGDLTVEGVVAQISAKVAELCGHEEGEVTEPLSSFGLTSISVAELGAFIQTQYNHQVSALELMTTATALSLARNIVEGAGANGASEPAAEPDASVAESGRSSHRARKRISPFANRLEDYFRNDDSSSASDPDGESQTPARATRAATGSNR, translated from the coding sequence ATGAACTCAGGCAGTGACAGGTCGAGAGAACCCGTCGCCATCGTCGGATACGCCTACCGGATGCCTGGGGGCATCCGCAGCGATGACGATTTCTGGCGCCTTCTCAGCCAGCGCGAGATCGTTCGGGAGCCGGTAACCGACCGCTACGGCCGGGGCTACCAGCCGATCGGCGGACTCTCGGGTCCGGGACGATTCGGGAGCGCGTACGAGGGTCTGATACGCGACGAGGGGGAGCAGCGGATGGATCGCAGCCTCTTCGGGGTGTCGCGCAATGAAATGGCGTACATGGATCCTCAGATCCGGATGTTGCTTGGCTGCGCCTGGGAGAGTTGCGAGCACGCCGGGTGGGACCTCAAGGGACTCCGCAACAGCTCCACGGGAGTCTTCATCGGGGCGCAGGTCGCATCGACGGCCAACTGGCGGGCGCTGTACGGCACCAACGAGTTCTCCATTCTGAGCATCGACGCCTCGATGCTCGCGAACCGCATCTCCTACCACCTCAACCTCATGGGACCTTCCGTGGCGTGCTCCACGGCTTGCTCGGCGTCCCTGACGGCGTTGCACACGGCGATGAACGCGATTCGGCAGGGCGACTGCGACCGGGCTCTGGTGGGTGCTGCGACGTATCTCGGGTCGGCCCGCTGCAGCGCTTCCTTCAACGCTCTCGGCGTCATCAGTCCCGACGGCAGGTGTCACTCCTTCGATGCCGACGCCAACGGCTACATGCGTGCCGAAGGAGCGTTCATCTTCGCGGTCAAGCCGTTGGAAGCGGCGGAACGGGACGGCGACCACATCTTTGCGGTAGTCGCGGCCACGGCGGTCAACACCGCAGGGACCGCGGACGACGCGGTCGGCTTGGCCCAGGGGCGCTACATCACCGCGCCGACCCGTCATTCGCAGGTCGAATTGATGCGTACGGCCTGTGAGCGCGCGGGGCTGGGCCCTGAGGACTTCGACTATATCGAAGCGCACGCCACCGGCACGGTGGTGGGCGACCGCATCGAGGGGAACGCCATCGCCGAAGCCTTCGGTGGGGTTGAGCGCGAGGTTCCGCTGCGTGTCGCCAGCGTGAAGAGCAACGTGGGGCATCTTGAAGCCGCGGCATTCAGCTGCGCGCTGCTGAAGGTCGTCCTGATGATGGAGCGGCGTACCTTTGCGCCCATTTCGCGGAACTTCCTGGCACCGAATCTGGAGATCGACTTCGACAGCTGCCCGATGCAGGTGCAGACGGCATGCGAACCATTCCCGGACCGTCCGGTCGTAGTCGGGATCAATTCCTTCGGGTTCGGCGGCGCCAACGGACATTGTGTGGTCAGGGAATACCGCCGGGCGCAGCGCGCTGTGTGGTCGGTGCCTCTGGCTCCCGGCGCGGGCTACATGATCCCCCTGTCGGCGCGTACGGCAAACGCCCTGGTGCACAGCGCGCGCAGCATGCTCGGGCTCCTCGACGAGTCGAAAACCGATCTCTACACCCTGGCGGGCAATCTCGGACGACGCCGGAGCCACCTGGCGGCACGTACCGCGTTCGCCGTTCGCGACCGCGACCAGCTTGCCGAGGCGTTGGAGGTCTTTGCGGAGGACCCATCCCCGGCCACCACCGTGGAAGAAGGGGACCGCCGGGTCGCCATGGTCTTCTCGGGGCAGGGTACCCAATGGGCGGGATGCGGGCGAGCGCTCTACGACGCCGACCCTGTCTTCCGCCGGGTGGTCGACGCCATCGAGGAGGAGTGGCGGAAGCACTCCGCCTCCTCCCTGCGCGACGCCTGTTTCTTCGCAAGCCAGGAGGAATTGAACGAAGTCCGGTTGGCCCAGCCCGCGATTTTCATGCTGCAATGCGCCCTGGTGGAGCTGTTGTCGACCTGGGGCGTACACCCGGACTGCGTCGTCGGGCACAGTTCGGGAGAGGTGGCCGCCGCCTACGCCAGCGGCGCGCTTTCCCTTGCCGAGGCCACCCATCTGGTCTACCACCGCGCCACTCTGCAGCAGCGCGTGGCCGGCTCGGGTCGGATGCTGGCGATCGGACTCGACCGGCGGGGCGTGGAGGATCTTCTGGACGAACTCGGCGTCTCGTTCCGTTCCGGCAACCATCGACCCGGCCGGGTTGAAATCGCCTGCGAGAACTCGCCCGCCAACACCGTCATCTGCGGAAAGGGGCCTGCGCTCGAGCCCGTCATGGCCGAACTCGACCGCCGCGGCCTTCAGAATCGGCTGATTCCCGGCAACATCGCCTTTCATTCGCCGGCGATGGACCCTCTCCACGACGATGTCATGACGTCGCTCTCCTTCCTGGATGAGTGCGCGTTCGACTCCGATGTGCCACTTGTGTCCTCGGTCACCGGCAGGGCAACGCAGTGCCTGGACGCCGCGTACTGGTGGTCCAACATCCGGGAGCCGGTCCGCTTCGCTGCCGCCATGGAGACGGTTCGCCGGGACTACCGTCCCGACGTGGTTCTGGAGATCGCACCTCACGGCGCCCTGCAACCGCTCATACGGCAGTGCCTGGAAGGGAGCGCCTCGGCCCCGGACTCTATCCCGACGCTGATGAAGGACGAGGATGTCTGCATGGGCTTCCAGGAAGCGCTCGGCGCGCTCTACAAGGCCGGCGTCCCGCTCGATTTCGCGTCCCAGTATCCGCGTCCCAGACCCGTCCCCCATCTTCTCCCCGGGCATCCTCAGGAACAGACGACCACTCACGACGACCTGGTCGACGACGAGATGTTTGTCCACCGCGGCGAGTACTCCCACGGCCCGCTCGTCGGCCACAGAGTCGCGTGCGACCACATGCTCTTCGAGGCGCGTCTCTCCGAGCGGGATTTTCCGTGGCTGACCGACCATCGGGTGCATCGGGCGCCGATCATCCCGGCCGCCGGCTACATCGAGTTGATTCTGCAGGCCTTCGCTGGCAGTCCGGTGCACATCGAAGAGATGGAGTTCCTGCAGCACACACCCGTCGGCCGGACGCCGGTGAGACTGCAGACGGCCCTCTTTCCGGTGCCCGACGCTCCGGACCAGTTCACCTTCACCATCTCCACCCGCTCCTTCGAGAACGACGACGAAGGCACGCTCCACTGCCGTGGCAGGGTTCGCCGGGTAGATGAAGACCACGCCGTCGACACCCTTCCGACGCTGCAGGAGGTCCTGGCGTCCGACTTCGATCCTTCGCCCCTCGCGACGGGGGAAGACTTCTATGACCAGATCGAAGCAGTCGTGGGGGACGCCTTCGAGTTCGGACCGCATTTCCGCAGCATCCGGCAGATAGAAATGGACTCTGGTTCGACGGATCTGCTGCTGGAGATCGAGGTCGACGGGGAGTTGTGGGCGTCCGGCCGGGAAGAAGGCTATGTCCTGTACCCCCCGCTGACGGACGGCGGGCTGCAGATCTTCCTGCGTTACCTCATGCGCCTGCCGGATTTCTTTTCCATGCCGCAACGGGCATGCGACATCACCTTCCTGCGTCCGCCCACGGGGCCGCGCATCAGTTGCTTCCTGGTCGACACCGGCGATTGGTTCGACGTGGATGAGCGCGGCCAGTACAACAAGCCGCTCGGCGAACTCTATATCGGCCGCCTCAGCTTCTACGATCACGCCACCGGGCAATTGATCGCCCACATCGGAGAATATCATTCATTCAACAGCAACCCCCGGTGGAGCGATGTCCCGGACAGCAAGCACCTCATCCGGTGGCAGCCCAAGTTCCTGCCGGCACGGCCTCCCATCGGCGACGCGCTCCGAGGCGAAGAGGTCGATCCCTCCGACTTGATCGCGGCCCTCGAAGAAGGCACCCTCGGCCACCGGTACGCCTGCCATGTGATCGAGATCGCGGGCCGCTGCGAGCCCGCCGAGGCGATTCTGAACCGGTGTCTGGAACGCCTGTCTTGTCCGGACGCCCAGACCGAGTATTGGCTCCTCGGCGCGGACGAGGAGTACACCCGCGCGCTCTACGACGCCTTCAACCACCACGACGCCGCAATTCGGTTCGACTCGCTCGATCCGTGCTCCGCCGAGGCCCGGGAACTCGAGATGGATTCGGGGCTGTTGCGGCCCGCCGCCGCCGAGCTCGTGCTCCTGCACGCGGAAGCCTGCGGTTTTGGGACCGCGCAGTGGACGCTCGTTCATCGGCTCATGGTCGCCGGCGGTCTTGCGCTCGTCTGCCACGGCGAGGGGGATCCAGTCGAGGCCGGCGCCGGCTGGTCAACGATACACGCGGGGTCACGCACGACGTTGCTGCAGGCCCCCCACGACCTTGTCGACCTGGCGAAGGGAACCGGCGCCGCTGGCGGCAGCGAGACCGCGGACGGTCGCGAAGCAGGGCGGGTGGCCGCTCCCCCGGGCTCCCGCTGGGTGATCGGCGAACCGGGCAGCCTCGCGGCGAACTGGCTCGACCTACTCGACTTGCCGGCTGTGTACCGCGTTCCCTGGTCGACTATCGAGGCAACCGATTCCAGCTGGCTGGACGAATCGCCGGGAGCGGCCGATCTGGAAGCGATCGACTTCTTTGTCGGCCCGGATCCGATAGATCCCACGGGCGAGCGTGCGATCTGGGAATTCGTGGCGTTTCTTCAGGCCCTGGCCCCGTATCGGCTGGAGAGCGCGACCCGTGACTGCCGTCTGACGGTGGTGACGCGCGGCGCGGTCTGTGGCGTGGACGATCCGCGCGGCAGCGCGCTCTGGGGAGCGGTGCGCAGTATCGCCCTGGAACTCCTCGCCGAAGACACCCGGATCGACTTCAGGCTTGTGGACATCGGCTCGGAGGATGACCTGGAGGTCCTGGCCCGCCTCACCCGGTGCGATCTGCGCGAGCGCGAACTGGCGATCAGAGAGGGGCGCCCATGGGTCCCGCGCATCGTCAGCGTGCGGCAGCGCGCCCCGCTCGTGCCAGATGGTGACGAACCTCCGTACCGGCTTCGCCTGGACAATCCCGGCCAGGTGAGCGGGCTCCAGATGACCACGTACGCGCTTCCGCCGCTGGGGCCGTCGGACGTGGAAGTCGAGGTCGGCGCGGCCGCGCTCAACTTTCGCGACGTCATGGTCACGCTCGGGCTTCTGCCGGCCATGGCCTACGAGCGCTCGGCGCTGGGGCGGGAAGTCGGCATCGAGGCCAGCGGGGTGGTTCGGCGCGCAGGCTCCGGGGTCAAGCGCCTGAAGGTCGGGGACGAGGTGGCGGTTACGGTGGGCGGCTGCGTCGCGAACCGCGTCGTGGTGAACGAGCACCTGGCCTTCCTCAAGCCACCCGCACTGGGCATGGAGGAGGCCGCCTCGGCGCTCTCCGTCTATGTGACCGCCTATTACTCGCTGATTCACCTCGCCCGTCTGAGGAAGGGCCAGCGAGTCCTCATCCATTCGGCGATGGGGGGCGTCGGCCAGGCTGCGATCGCCCTGGCCAGGCACGTCGGGGCGGAGATCTACGCCACCGCCGGGAACGAGAGCAAACGTGGCCGGTTGATCGAGATGGGCGTGTGCGGAGCGTTCGATTCGCACAGCCACCAGTGGTATGACGATCTCATGGAGGCCACGGGAGGCGAAGGCGTCGATGTCGTATTGAATTCGCTCGCCGGCCACAACATCGCGCTCTGCCTCGAGTCGCTGCGTCCTTCCGGCTGGCACTGCGAGATCGGCAAGGTCGACATCTACACCGACAACTCTCTCAGCATGCGCGTCTTCCGCAAGAATCTGCGCTTCGCCGCGATCGATGTGGACCGTCTGATGCTCGACGACCCGGTACTGTCGCACGTGCTCTCCCAGGCCTGCGTCGACCTCATGGGCGAGGGCGCGGTCGCGCCTCCCGCGTTGACGTCTTTTCCCTATCGGGACTACGCGAAGGCGCTTCGGCTGATGACGACCGGCCAGCATGAGGGCAAGCTGGTTCTTCAGGCTCCGACCGACCCCGCGGACCGGGGATTCGGCATCACGGACACCCGTCCCTTCCTGGATCCCGACGCAACCTACCTGGTCACTGGTGGCCTGGGTGGCTTCGGTCTCCGCTTCGTGCCCTACCTGATCGCCGCCGGAGCGCGCCATCTGACCCTCATGGACCGCGATCCCGCGCGGCGCCGCGACGTCGAGTGGATCCGCCAGATCACGACGCTGTCCAAGATGGCCCACGACTACGAGATCGACATCGTGCCGGGGGACGTTAGGAACGCGGCGGATGTTCACCGCTGTATCACGGGCCTGGAGCGACCCCTCAAGGGCGTGTTCCACCTCGCTGGAACGCTGGAGGACCGATCTTTCCTGGACACGTCGCCCGATTCGCTGGCAAGGGTGTTTGCGCCCAAGGCCATGGGCGCGCTCAACCTTCATCATGCCACTATCGACCGGGATCTCGACTACTTCGTGCTGTTCTCCTCGATTGCCTCGACCTTCGGCAACCTGGGGCAGATCAACTACAGCGGCGCCAGCAGCTTCCTCGACGGGCTGGCCGCCTGGCGCCGGCGACGCGGCCTCCCCGCCCTCTCCTACAACCTGGGTCCGGTCACCGAGGTCGGGATGGCGGCGCGCAGCCTTCACGTCATGCGCATGATGAGAGCGGCCGGGATGACGACTGTGAGCGCCAATTTCGCGATCGCCAATCTCGACTACGCCCTGCGCACCATGTCCGGGCAGCACCATCTCGTCACCGCGCTGTTCTCCAACCCGCCCTGGTCCGTCGATTCCCCCGACTACATGCGTAATGGACGGCTGGTGAACAATCAGGCGGCGTTCGAGGTGGATGCAGGCGGCGATCTGACCGTCGAGGGAGTCGTCGCCCAGATCTCGGCCAAGGTGGCCGAACTGTGCGGGCACGAGGAGGGAGAGGTGACCGAGCCCCTTTCGAGCTTCGGGCTCACCTCGATCTCGGTGGCGGAGCTGGGCGCGTTCATCCAGACGCAGTACAACCATCAGGTCAGCGCCCTTGAGCTGATGACCACCGCCACGGCCCTTTCGCTCGCGCGGAACATTGTCGAAGGAGCGGGGGCGAACGGGGCGTCCGAGCCAGCCGCCGAACCAGACGCTTCGGTAGCCGAGTCCGGGCGGTCGTCCCACCGGGCGCGGAAGAGAATCTCGCCCTTCGCGAACCGGCTCGAGGATTACTTTCGGAATGATGACTCCTCATCGGCCTCCGATCCGGACGGCGAGTCCCAGACGCCCGCTCGCGCGACCAGGGCTGCCACCGGCTCGAACCGCTGA
- a CDS encoding NAD-dependent epimerase/dehydratase family protein — protein MSTQATTRRRGPVLVTGGNGYVASWLVRRLLERGFDVHATVRDTADPARTGHLRAVARRRPGKLSLFDADLLDAGGFDRAMAGCRIVFHTASPLIVRDVVDPEGDLVQPAVRGTRHVLEAANRTPSVRRVVLTSSIVAVYGDAADLAETRADRFDESHWNTTSNVQHQPYSYSKTLAERLAWEMADGQDRWDLVAVNPGLVLGPGLDRNTSAEGVLIMRDLGNGYYRFGAPELEYAIVDVRDVAEGHLRAGLIPEARGRHIMVSETLSLIEIASILRSHFGDGYPFPRQTVSKVVALMLAPRRRIPQAVARRNVGHPLRFDNRYARDALGMTFRPAAESIVDHFRQLLDDGLV, from the coding sequence ATGTCGACCCAGGCAACCACCCGGCGTCGCGGCCCGGTTCTCGTCACGGGCGGAAACGGCTACGTCGCGTCCTGGCTGGTCAGGAGGCTGCTCGAACGCGGTTTCGACGTCCACGCGACGGTGCGCGACACGGCGGATCCCGCCAGGACCGGCCACCTGAGAGCGGTTGCGCGGCGGCGTCCCGGAAAGCTGAGCCTGTTTGACGCCGATCTCCTGGACGCCGGCGGGTTCGACCGTGCGATGGCGGGCTGCCGCATCGTCTTCCACACGGCCTCGCCGCTTATCGTGCGCGACGTGGTGGATCCCGAAGGCGACCTTGTGCAGCCGGCTGTCCGCGGCACCCGCCACGTCCTGGAAGCCGCGAACCGGACTCCCTCCGTCCGGCGCGTGGTGCTCACCTCAAGTATCGTGGCCGTCTACGGCGACGCGGCGGATCTCGCGGAAACCCGGGCCGACCGATTCGACGAGAGCCATTGGAACACAACCAGCAATGTGCAACACCAGCCCTATTCCTACTCCAAGACGCTGGCGGAGCGGCTGGCATGGGAGATGGCGGACGGACAGGACCGGTGGGATCTGGTAGCCGTAAACCCCGGCCTGGTGCTCGGACCGGGCCTTGACCGCAACACGAGCGCCGAGGGCGTCCTGATCATGCGCGACCTCGGAAACGGCTACTATCGCTTCGGCGCCCCCGAGCTCGAATACGCCATCGTGGATGTGCGCGACGTCGCGGAGGGTCACCTGCGCGCCGGATTGATCCCGGAGGCCCGAGGCCGCCACATTATGGTCAGTGAGACGCTGAGCCTGATCGAAATCGCTTCGATTCTGCGCAGTCACTTCGGCGACGGCTATCCATTCCCCCGTCAAACCGTGTCCAAAGTGGTTGCGCTGATGCTCGCGCCCCGGCGGCGAATCCCGCAGGCCGTGGCGAGGCGCAACGTCGGCCATCCGCTGAGGTTCGACAATCGATACGCGAGAGACGCTCTCGGAATGACCTTCCGCCCGGCGGCGGAATCAATCGTCGACCACTTCCGGCAATTGCTCGACGACGGCCTGGTCTAA
- a CDS encoding STAS domain-containing protein has translation MRIDVKWRREGGVAIASVLGRIDNASADEFRSLVEEGLSTDDDFLIVDMEKVAFMSSAGLRACLILARKVGRGKFALCSLTQLNREVVAISGFDQLIPVHESQAAAIDAVGGS, from the coding sequence ATGAGAATCGACGTGAAGTGGCGACGCGAGGGAGGCGTTGCGATCGCTTCGGTGCTGGGCCGAATCGACAACGCGAGCGCGGACGAGTTCCGAAGTCTTGTCGAGGAAGGCCTGAGCACGGACGACGATTTCCTGATTGTGGACATGGAGAAGGTCGCGTTCATGAGCAGCGCCGGCCTCAGGGCATGCCTGATCCTGGCCAGGAAGGTCGGGCGCGGGAAGTTCGCCCTTTGCTCCCTCACCCAATTGAATCGCGAGGTCGTGGCCATCAGCGGATTCGACCAGTTGATCCCCGTGCACGAGTCACAGGCCGCCGCCATCGACGCGGTCGGCGGCTCCTGA
- a CDS encoding molybdopterin-dependent oxidoreductase encodes MKLTRRDAIKVSGTAVAGLSMGVVKPDRVLAQEAQEFPDRLVEGEIRTRADLPLNADGSAPEHPPGSAGPIDGVIYRYTGGEAPDTDLDYRTASIRIAASRLSRLHGTLRYDDLADLPRHSMVTLLQCGAPRPTGIAKWTGVRFNDVLDMIGLAPTAHYCRIISHDGYYTDEEVPTMRHRQTMLVWMLNDEPLPPVNGAPFRLVIPFRYGGRSVKAVQEITFGSPSLPFREVPTRGA; translated from the coding sequence ATGAAGCTCACACGACGCGACGCGATCAAGGTATCGGGGACGGCCGTCGCCGGCCTTTCCATGGGGGTGGTGAAGCCCGACCGGGTCCTTGCGCAGGAAGCTCAGGAGTTCCCGGATCGGCTGGTGGAGGGCGAGATCCGCACACGCGCCGATCTGCCGCTGAATGCCGACGGCTCCGCCCCCGAGCATCCCCCTGGATCCGCCGGCCCCATCGACGGCGTCATCTACCGTTATACCGGGGGCGAGGCGCCCGACACCGACCTCGACTACCGCACCGCCAGCATCCGCATCGCCGCGAGCCGGCTGTCCCGGCTGCACGGCACCCTGCGCTACGACGACCTGGCGGACCTGCCCCGGCACTCCATGGTGACGCTGCTCCAGTGCGGCGCGCCCCGGCCCACCGGCATCGCCAAGTGGACCGGCGTCCGTTTCAACGACGTCCTGGACATGATCGGCCTGGCGCCCACGGCGCACTACTGCCGCATCATCTCGCACGACGGCTACTATACGGACGAGGAAGTCCCCACCATGCGTCATCGCCAGACGATGCTCGTATGGATGCTCAACGATGAGCCGCTGCCCCCCGTGAACGGCGCTCCGTTCCGTCTGGTGATCCCGTTCCGCTACGGGGGCCGCAGCGTGAAGGCCGTTCAGGAGATCACCTTCGGTTCGCCGTCGCTGCCGTTCCGCGAGGTGCCGACGCGGGGAGCCTGA
- a CDS encoding alginate export family protein produces MVPFAAVLAIALQAVPGGETNGEAAEDPAGGQQPPELTPAVSFSVEHRTRYEHLNNQFRAGRSSDDRLLVFRTLAAVELDAGRFRVSTEFQDARTELADAETPLSTSIVNPVDLLQAYVEVPVDNLLAEGSSSVLRGGRVTMDIGSRRLIARDNFTNVSYAFTGVDWQWTGPDDSRLRTFFTFPVQRQVSGDILENRPKFDTESGNVRFWGVHYSPAGLPWGDEGEFYYFGLDESDSPGRRTADRDFHTLGARLHRPAAEASFDYQFESIFQLGRSRMSKSATTDLDHRARYFHIEAGYTFAAPGAPRLKLQYDYASGDRDPTDGQNNRFSGLFGSRSGDFGPSGIYGLVPRTNISSPGAHLSLTPGAGVETFVALRAYWLATVSDAWLVADISSPAGQAQSHIGNQVEFRVRWDVRPGRLRFQAGGAHLFAGDLPASADKSDPTYFYAQTTVSF; encoded by the coding sequence TTGGTACCCTTTGCCGCAGTACTGGCGATCGCGCTTCAGGCCGTTCCGGGCGGCGAGACCAACGGAGAGGCAGCCGAAGACCCCGCCGGCGGACAGCAACCGCCGGAGCTGACACCTGCCGTCTCGTTCTCCGTGGAGCACCGGACCCGCTACGAGCACCTGAACAACCAGTTCCGGGCCGGCCGGAGCAGCGATGACCGGCTGCTTGTCTTCCGCACCCTGGCGGCGGTGGAACTGGACGCTGGCCGATTCCGCGTGAGCACGGAATTCCAGGACGCGCGCACGGAGTTGGCGGACGCGGAGACGCCGCTGTCGACCAGCATCGTCAACCCCGTGGACCTGCTGCAGGCCTATGTGGAGGTCCCGGTCGACAACCTCCTCGCGGAAGGGAGCAGCAGCGTGCTGCGGGGCGGGCGCGTCACCATGGACATCGGCAGCCGCCGCCTGATCGCGCGCGACAACTTCACCAACGTCTCGTACGCCTTTACCGGCGTCGACTGGCAGTGGACGGGTCCCGACGACAGCAGACTGCGCACGTTCTTCACCTTCCCGGTGCAGCGCCAGGTGTCCGGGGACATCCTGGAGAATCGGCCCAAGTTCGACACCGAGTCCGGCAACGTGCGCTTCTGGGGCGTCCACTACTCGCCGGCCGGCCTTCCCTGGGGCGACGAGGGCGAGTTCTACTACTTCGGGCTCGACGAAAGCGACAGCCCGGGACGGCGTACCGCCGACCGGGACTTCCACACGCTCGGCGCGCGACTCCATCGTCCTGCGGCGGAGGCCAGCTTCGACTACCAGTTCGAGTCGATCTTCCAGCTCGGCCGGTCCCGCATGTCGAAGTCGGCGACGACGGACCTGGATCATCGCGCACGGTATTTCCACATCGAGGCGGGCTATACCTTCGCGGCTCCCGGTGCTCCGCGGCTCAAGCTGCAATACGACTATGCGAGCGGGGACAGGGATCCCACGGACGGGCAGAACAACCGCTTCAGCGGCCTGTTCGGCTCCCGCAGCGGCGACTTCGGGCCCAGCGGCATCTACGGGCTGGTTCCCCGGACCAACATCAGCTCCCCCGGTGCGCACCTGAGCCTGACGCCGGGCGCGGGCGTGGAGACGTTCGTGGCCTTGCGGGCCTACTGGCTGGCCACGGTCAGCGACGCCTGGCTGGTCGCGGACATCTCGAGTCCTGCGGGCCAGGCGCAAAGCCACATCGGCAACCAGGTGGAGTTCCGGGTGCGCTGGGACGTGCGGCCGGGCCGCCTCCGGTTCCAGGCCGGGGGAGCTCACCTGTTCGCGGGAGATCTGCCCGCGAGCGCGGACAAGAGCGACCCTACCTACTTCTACGCGCAGACGACAGTCTCGTTCTGA